A genomic window from Triticum urartu cultivar G1812 chromosome 7, Tu2.1, whole genome shotgun sequence includes:
- the LOC125524221 gene encoding protein CHLORORESPIRATORY REDUCTION 42, chloroplastic-like: protein MLRPAAAAVYPSSYHAPPPRFPAFPAGRRSAAIAVRCVNRDAPDTSKAKLKVGSPIVITEEPPMLKTAASVPSLRQNAGRVKPGDVGRIMARKPKDVWAVRLAVGTYLLDGKHFKPLEVVEDEGGDDQPQDE from the exons ATGCTACGGCCAGCGGCTGCCGCCGTTTATCCGTCATCCTACCACGCCCCACCGCCGCGATTCCCAGCATTTCCGGCCGGACGACGCTCGGCCGCCATAGCCGTCCGGTGCGTGAACCGCGACGCGCCCGATACCTCGAAGGCGAAGCTGAAGGTCGGCTCGCCGATCGTCATCACCGAGGAACCGCCCATGCTCAAGACCGCCGCGTCGGTGCCGTCGCTCCGGCAGAACGCCGGCCGCGTCAAGCCCGGCGACGTCGGGAG GATAATGGCGCGGAAGCCGAAGGACGTCTGGGCCGTGCGGCTCGCCGTCGGCACGTACCTGCTGGACGGGAAGCACTTCAAGCCCCTGGAGGTCGTCGAGGACGAAGGCGGCGACGATCAACCCCAGGATGAATGA